The following DNA comes from Hylaeus volcanicus isolate JK05 unplaced genomic scaffold, UHH_iyHylVolc1.0_haploid 12197, whole genome shotgun sequence.
ATGGACCGTTTGATTGCTGTCTACGCGACGCATTAGCCAGATTAAATTTCAGCCTTTTCTAGACTTACTCCCGATGAATGACTAGAGCTGATTTTAAAAGAGACTCCTGTTTTTTAAGTTTTACCTAAGAATCCCGTTTATTAAATGTCTGCTAGGATCGACCCGGTCGTTGTCGTTTTATTGCCCTCTACAAGAAGcactataaaattaattttttttgaatgaaaaactcaataaagtaaatatttgcaatcgTCGACTAACTAGAAAATTGCGActaatactttttttgttgaaaGGCAAAAGTAAACCACTTGCACTTTATAAAAATCGAACAATTAGAGGATACAAACAACATGTTGCCTTTGTTGTCAAAAGAGAgctcttgtagttttttaataaGATGACTTAAATgaagcatttttaaaattcatttcaatttattgtacgtaatttgtttgtaacccacggaaataaattgaacgaaatataaaaacgagTTCTATAGAATGTTGGTATTGAattttgattgtttttttttacaagataattttttttaaaagcagTACCGGCAAAAAATCGAAAGgttttttaaagtaaacgtTTCTCAATCatcaaagagaaaaagaaacgaaagtaaaaaaatagtGTTTCCTAGGAATTGACAGGTTttttagcttttttttttacggacAATACAAACAAAGTCAGctgttactttaaaaaaatacggTAAGTCAAAAGTCATATGGAGTCGTCAATAGTTTTGACATTACACAGTTCGGAATACAAAATACTACAGTAAAACAAGTGAGcaaaaacgatataaaaaaacgggtaaagaAACATACGCTGGTAAGGAGTTTTTTTGACTTGTTACATGAATATCATAACCTCTCCATGCGTCGCTTATAATATATTGTGTATAagctttctttaattgaataagaGTCCCTAAAGTTCCAAAAAAACAACAATCAACTtgacatttgaaaatttatcaaatagTTGGTACGCCGAATAACGACAAAGAATTCATACGATGTAATGGAAAGTTAGACTATAAGTTAAGATAACGAAGAGAGACAATATAAGACATATAAAATGTCATTACTGCTTCTACCGCATCCAGTAAGTAGATAAAGCAATGGAAACATTACAATGGtttataaaacaatgaatGTTTCATGCTTACCTGAAACATGAAGAACTGATATACTGACACGTATATCATTGAtggttgttaaaaaaaaaagggttgAACGAAGGAGATCAATATGATTCTTaaatgtgtaatatatttgtatatgttaAAGGTTTGTAGgaagttgaaaataatttttaccgCAACACATTCGATAATAAACACATTTAAAACAGGACGGTAATCATTGACTAGGAAGAAGAGAGTAATGGAAGAACTATAATTACTTCACGCCATTTTGCTACCTTTTAGTTTTCGTGACACATTTCCAATACCTAAAATTccgaaattttcttctatagCTGTTAAAATTGACTTTAAAAGATATCGATATAACATGTATTGTTAATAACGATCATGTTACACAGTTACTTGTAAAATGTGCTTTTTCGTCAGAGAAGCCGCTATTTTTTGAGACTTGACGGAATGGTAAGCAGAACCGAAATTTAGCTTACATAAGATCCatcgatttttaaatcttACCATGACAATGAAATGCTTTAGTTAGGAATGAGTTGATGATGCGatggaaaatgataaaacaaaaatgaacgtATACCCTCTCTTAGTTAATATTTCATGGGTTATTAAACAGTGGTTTTCAGATTCTAGATTAACGTTCTTCTGTTTTTTTTGACAGTCTTTCCTGTGACGCCAAGTTTTATGTGTTAGTTGTGaagtgatttgaaaaaaaactttttctctttgttatgatttcacaaaaatatttttaaatatacaataacgTTATTTCGAAATTGGTTACAAGCAGTGCCCTcgtttatgatttttttaatatggtATAGCGTCGCTATAATTTATTCTCTCCATGTTAGCCAAAAAGTCGACCCAAATGAAAGATTTTCTCCTGACCCTAGAATGACCCAATTCAGATCATGTACGATCTGTTAATTGTTCATCGATTTGACTTGGTGCGCGTTTTATATCAAGAAGAGTACTTTTTGTGGTTAAATTGATTGACCGGAAAAAGAGATACCGGCAGTCCCCACTTTTCTTTGAAGTCACTCAACGCTTGATTATTGGAGAAAATGTCCATCCGAACATATTCCGACAAAAAAGTAGCTTACTTTGAGAAACTTAAcaggtaaaaaataataacaagtataaaccaatttaaaataattagaaagttTATAAcggtggttttttttttttcaggctTTGTGAGACCTATAACAAAATTCTCGTCGTTTATGCAGACCATGTTGGCTCACGACAAATGGCAAAAATACGTCAAGATTTAAGAGGAAAAGGTGTTCTTCTTATGGGGAAGAATACAATGATACGAACATGTATACGCGCTATGGAAGTCAAAATACCACAATTGGAAGCGTTGAGACCATGTGTAAAGCAGAATAttggattaattttttgtGCTGCGAATCATGCTGAAATTCGTCAAATAATTCAAGAGAATCGTATTCCAGCTCCCGCTCGACAGGGTGTTATTGCCCCGGTTGAAGTGACGGTTTCCGCTGGTGGTACAGGTTTAGATCCTGGTCAAAcatctttttttcaaacgttaGGAATAGCAACGAAACTTACTAAAGgacaaattgaaattcttacTGATGTCAATCTCATTAAGCCTGGTGATAAAGTTACCGCATCTCAATCGACTTTATTACAAAAACTTAATATCAAACCATTTAGTTATGGTTTAGAAATGCGCCAAGTTTATGATAATGGAAGTGTGTATGATGCTTCTGTGCTTGACATTCAGGATAGTGATATTATCCAAAAGTTTTTGCGTGGGGTGCAAAATGTTGCTGCGTTGTCACGACAAGTCGGATTACCAAATGAAGTTTCCGTTGTTCATTCAGTGTTGGAAGCATTCAAGATGTGTGTTTCTCTTGTATTGGAtactgattttatttttgaagaaatgaaaccaATTAAAGAACGTTTAGATAATCCTGATGCTTTTGTTTCTGAAACTCCGGCTGCTGCTACCACTCCTGCACCAACAACAGCTCAAGAAACCAAGGAAGAAGAaccagaagaagaagaagaagatttCGGTTTTGATCTTTttggttaataatttttaattaaaaaaaaccttgAAAAGCATACCacgaaacataaaaattaaaaatttttgttttatcttgaatgtatttaaaacacaaaaaaaaatatcacttaACGCaactttatagaaatttgtctacgttttctctttatttgaagaaaattgtagaaacTGTTGAATTTTAGTCAATCAATGCTACATTGTACTGTTACTGTTATGGCACGAGTTGAGTAGGCGAATTATGGTAAGAGAATTCACTTCAATATAGCATTTATAATCAAATAGATTGCTAAAATTGGGGAATGAAACTGGTATCTATCTTAGTTTTCAAATGGAACAGTGAAAAGCCTATACTACTTTCCTCCCACATGGATGtttcttttgcaaatttttttatgagaaaTGCCGTTAAAGAGcatatcgtttttcattcgCGTCTTATCTGTAGTAGAACTGGTATCAATATGCGTCAAACAATCCAATTTGAGCAGAACCTAGGAAACTGCCATAGTTATGTTCACCCATGTGGATTAGCATGTACTGTGTTAACTGATGCTGAATATTCTCAAAGAGTTGTGTACTCTTTAATTAACCAAGTTTTACGTTCTTTTCATCAAGTAAGCAGAATTATTCAGTCTCAGAAGGTCAACAACAAGGCCTTGTTTTCAAGATTTGAACGTAAAGCAATTGTTTTCACAccattgtttttgaaaatgtgTTATAATGTAATGGTTTGCACATTTAGTCTGTTTTGATAGATACATCACAAAGCTTTAGACGCTATAACTGAAGATACAGAATTACCATTTCCTGAAGGGGAAAATTTTCTTCAGTCTTATCAAAATCCAACTGAAGCTGataaacttttaaaagtacaaaagGATTTAGATGAGGTAAATTGattgattaaaataacaaggagtactttgaaataaaacattttttttaataataaatacatgctaGGTACGTGGGgttatgttaaaaaatatggaTGAACTCTTACAGCGGGGAGAAAAGTTAGATGATCTTATGATGAAAACGTCGGATTTAAGTAAAACCAGCTTACAATTTTATCGTTCcgcaaaaaaacaaaatcaatgTTGTCGACTCTATTAAATTTCGTGTCCCAATAAAACTATCATTGGaaactttaagaaaaaataacaacgtTATTCTAGTTCCTCTCTTCCAAAACAAcagcaacattttttttgttgttctttatttttgttaccaaGCCTTATCACTAGTTTATTCAGTTAAAAGTGTATACATCCCAATAGCAATATATTATCTAAATTTTATGCGTATTTTTTTTAGCgctttttttcgtaaaaataaaacgaatgcAGTTTTATTAAGATTGTTTCGACAATACATATACTTCAATAACAAAGAATATTACTCATtgtacaaaacaattttttcatgatTATCTGTAAGtcaaaagtataaaagaaCACACAAGATATGGTGAAAGATATGATAggtaataaatatagaaaaaaatgattaactttattaaaatatacgacTTCTGTGAAACGGCATCCGAACAAAAAAGACTCTTTTAAAGAAAGTTTTTTTACGGGTCCCTTTCGACTGATAAAGAACTTATTGGTTTTGTTCTCCGGaacaaataaaaccaaaacaggaatataaaaatcaaaggcgtttcataaataaatacgaccACGGATACGTAAAGCTAAATGGATATCTTTCACTTGTAATGTAACACGTCTAGCATGAAGAGAGCATAAAACGCTGTCTTCAAATATTCCTATTAAATATGCTTCAGCTGCCGTTTGCAACGCTAACAAAGCTTGAACAGTGTATCGAAACATACTTGTATCAGGCCAAAATTTATCTGTAACTTCCCTAACAAGACGAGCAAAAGGCAATTTGGGTATAAGCAAATCTGTTGatgcttgaaattttcttatttcctGAAGAGTTCGAGTTCCTGGACGATATCTTCTTGAACGTACAGTTGCAACAGGTTGTTGATTGTAGGCTTGAGCGGATCCACtggataaaacaaaatgagtATGAGGAGATTTTTCTACTGATGTTCTAAGCGCACTTCTGTGTGGGTACATAGCTTTACTGCGCgccataattttaattttttttcggtGAGTTCAAAAACGAACtcttaatatttatgattaaCACATTTGAAACTATAAACTAAACGATTAATGgctttagaagaaaaaaaaaaaattttttttaatgtatgcTGAATTGTTATAGCGTGCATGCACGTTAGAATATATGAAACAACAGTTTGGATTGTAACTGAATTCAGAAAATCTCTATTTCGcttttgataaaaaaacaaaacaaaagaagtaatttgaaaaaatttcataaagtcTCTTTGTTTTAtgtcatttaattataattctatttaaacaaattagtCTTGGTCCCAATGTTGATTTTGTTGCGCTACATACACAAATACCATTATCTCAAACTGCCAGTAATGTTCAACTGATAACGTACGTGGTTTAGGTCCGCCAGCCGGTCTCGCCATAATGATTTGGTCAATACGTAAAATAGTAATAACAGCTTCCCCTGCTAATTGTAAAGCACAAGCTTTTGCTTTATAATGGTCAATAACAGGAGTATCTTGATGTTCTATCATGTCAGTAATCCCGGATGAATCGTTATCTTcctattataaaaagaaaatattatcaagCAATGTCCTAtacgtaattaaaatgatttttcattataccattaaaatatcaacaccCATTGtttgttgcttttttttttgtgctgCATACAATTgagttataatatttaagcTTGAAAGTCCTGCATTTTCAGCTAAGATTCGTGGTATACACTCAAAAGCTTCCGCAAATTTAATCACGGCATATTGTTCAAGACCTAATAAGGTTTTTCCATATTCCTAAAAACGTTgcaagtgttttatttttagacaaaataaaacattaggTAAAAAATTACTTGAATACTGTAAGCAAGATGCATTTCACTAGCACCGCCACCAGCAAGAAATCGATTatcctttattaaatttttcacacAATGCACTCCATCATCTAGAAAATAACAAACCTATTTGCTTCCATGGTTAATTCTAAAATCTTTAAGCTTACCTATACTACACtctaattcatttaaattactatGAGTAGCTCCGCGTAAAAGAATAGTTGCAATTTTAGAGTCTTTCgctttaataattgtaacttTTTTGGACGCTATCTCCTCAACTGTTATAGATTCTGCAATCCCCATTTCTTCAGACGTTGGTGTACTCTATAGTGAAGTGTTTCAATACGAAGCAAACGTTATGAGATACTTACTAAGCGAATCAAACTAGGAATACCAAATGTTTGACATAAACGTCGAAGTTCAAACTTCGACGTACATTTTAaggttaaaatattatatttatcacaaaaatattgagCTAAATCGCTAATCGTTCCTCCAGTAATAATAGCTTCAACACCCGCATCaccaatatttttgataatttcttccaacttttcttcttctccagttgtataattcaataactATAATAAGAAAAACGCCATTGAATGTATAAAACAATACATATCAACTGAAAGTACCTCCTCTCCGCTTGTGAGTAAAACAGTTCCCTTTGTTTCTGTAGATGCTAATTCTAATCCACAACTAATCACCATTACACGACAATTTTCTTTGTGACAAACAGATcctatcaaaatttaataaatcgaaatgaaaaagtgTTCATTAaccggagaaaaaaaaatacctgtAACGCTACGCGTTAATACCATTCCATGAATAACTTTAGATTGTGATTCCAAACCTCCACCTATAAGCTTAGCTACACggatattttctatattaaaataagtaGGGTTGTTAGGTAATGTTAAAAGAACAGCTTCTGCTACTAAATTAGCGATTGTCTCCGAAGATGCTAAAATGttcaatgtaaaaaaaaaaaaagaaactgtattACGTTACATACGTATTGTCTTAGAAGCTATCGCTGTATGTACccctttttttaattcatcaaGTTGTCGAAGATCCGTAACACGGTAACATACTGATTCTAGAACCACATAACACCTACGTTTCACCTCAGGTTGGAAAAATTACAAGTTAAAAAACACTACCTTCTAAAAGAGccaatgatttatttaaagcgAGCTGGTACCCTTTTACTATATCTGAAACACTAAGTCCTTGACGTAAAAGTGTTTCCGCTTGATAAAGTAATTCTCCTCCAAACGTTGTGACAAAATTTGTAACGTCACCGAATTCTTGATCCTGTATACAAATAATGTATTACAGCTTAGTGCTATTGggttaaatgaaaatggcTGACCTGCATTTTGGATGCCATTGCTAAAAGCTTGGCCGCTGGGTGCTGAACTTCTAACTGTTCTAAAATTGTTGCTGCATCACTTGTAACGAAAATCTTGTCAATCTGATTCACTATTAGCTTATTCATTcctatcaaataaaaaaatatttccacgttgcgttttattttgtactagCTATTTACGGTTAGGTCCAAAAGATGTGCATAAAAGTTCGCATAAATTTTTGCACGCATCTATATTACGATATGTAGCTTCTTCTAACCCGGAAAAATGTCTTCCACCATCTTTTAGTAGATTTAAAAATCCTGGACGCGCCGCAAACTATTCGAGAAACATACACAATCCAGACAGAAAGTGAgagttaaaaataacattgataAAAAATCATTACATTTCCTAGGATTAACTAACACTTACCATAGTAAGTGACAGGGTTATTCAAAATAGTAGCACTTTAGTTTTTGAAAATCTATGGCTTCATCTCAGTCAAGGAATACAAAAACCTTATCCGACTGTCCCAATTAGTCCCACAAGAATGATGAAGAGAAACATTGCATTAAAGAATCCATATAACGCATCCTCTTCTCAGTCAACGCATAATTCAACAAGgaaaaaacattatatttgtttatagtgGTAACTTCATAACAGTTTATTTGCGCCTCTGGTGTGTTTCGCTGACCAGAGTGCGAAAGCCACCATGTAACAACCAATTTTTACTGTTCGGTTACAACATttcattaaacatttatacacCATTTAaacctaatataatttagtaaatgttagttttttttttgttaacatcaTGTAATCATCGTAACATACGTAGAATGAAAACAACATTATACCCTAATGCACCAGTAGCGTAATGGATAGCGCGTTGCCCTCCTAAGGCAAAGGTTACGGGTTCGAGTCCCGTCTGGTGTTTTTTCCTTGTTTAAGtactaaacatttttattttttttaacagttagtacattttttcttttattcgttgtcgTTATAGGATGATTGTGACAGAAGCActtcaaaaaatgttaacaattttaatgtacaaatgttatattatattagtgGGAGCACACTCTCCACTTTCTTCGGCTTCTAGTCGAGCATCCATTGCGTGAGTTTTTGCAGTACTGAAACCGAATTTTTTAACTGCAAAATACCgtgattttttctttccagTTTTTCTTTCATGCCAAGAAGCACACCatctaaagaaataattaacgacaGCGTTTGTAATGAACGTAAACATTTACCGATTCGAAGTGTCATCATAATAAACGCCTTTAACTTGCGATCGGAATGCTTCTGGGTCGCGTGGTAGTTCGAATGTATCTGTGCAAACTTGACGTATATGCACTggtatcaattaaaaattttataaagtgATTAGTGTGCACCTTGTTGAGCCGCAGTGAAAGTCTGATTTGTAGGGCAAGAAACAGGGGTGGATGTCTTTCCATTACTGTTGTTGTTTGAACTCATAGGTGCCACGGTGTCTGATGAAGGTTGTTTTAAATCAAGCGATTTCCCCTTAACGTCATTTTGAGATACTGATGTAGccgttaaatttttttcctccGTGTTAGCATTCGTTGAAACGTTATTTTCTAACACGCATCAAAAtatatcatataaaataagtttttcgtttctgttttctGCACtcatatattattgaaatatttttaagccacaaaaacagagtaatgaattgaacgaaaattttttaaaacgtgaaaCGCACGAAAtcaatatatagaatattcatGCAAAATTGTGTATGACTTGCAGTAaagtattgtttttaaaatgacAGAGAGTTTTTTACCAGAATACACACGGGCTGTATTGGAATGTTTCGATGTGTTTGGATCATtctgaaaattacttttttcatcACTGTCCTcccattcattttcattattattttcttcatgtAAAGGGGCATAACCATTCGGTGCactctacaaaaaaaataatatgttcaGAACAAAATAACCTTTCCAAAAATTACCCGTGGTTCTTCATCActgttttttgaaattattgtatGACTTGTCCAAACACGGTCTGTCGTCGGCGAAGCCATTTGTACCGAAGGTTGTTCACGAGAATCTGTGTCTGCGTATGGCAtttctaaacaatttcaaaaaggaTGCAGCGTACGTGAAGAAGGTAACATATCAACATGGTGACTGTTCGAGGCTCTCTCTGGTGATGTTACAATCGGACCAGCTCCCTACACCAGTTTTGTATGAATcaacttttcaaaattgtttttgaTAGCACTTTATTTGAGAAATGACTTTAGTATGAAAAACGAGTAAAACTAAGAATAGGATAAAGTGCATAATACCTACGCTAAATCTTCCTTACCTTGGGACAAGCGTCCGCATCAGAAGGCCttgaataattaagataatttGTAGAATTACAAACGGGTGTAGGTTTTGTGGCTGTTAAATGAATCGCTCCGACAGAGTTACATGTGAGTTGTTTCTTGGGTCGAGcatttcctttaattttttgGGCCAAAGACATCATTGATATGGAAGTGGAAGCAGAAACATTTCCAGTTACTGCATTAGTACGTTTTTTGCCACTCCGTGTTCCTCCAAGTTCCGCGGCACTACGAAATCTTTTGCATATACCCGTTAAAAAACTCAAAGGCGACTGATGAACAGCATTTAAAGCTTGTAATGCAACAAAAGAGGATAACGTTTCCTGCAGAGATTGCAAGGGTGTGAAATTTTGATCGTTGTGTTGTCTTAAACTATCTAACAAGACCAGACATTGTAGCATTGTTGTGGAGTCGACTTGATGAACAAGTGATGTTAACAAAGGACCACATAAATCAGGGAGTTCTTGTGAAATGGGTCTTTTAGAACAGGTACTGATTTGTTCAAGAGGAGATGAAGGCATGGAATTTGAAACTGGTATGACCTTTGAGTCGTGCGATGTAGAAGTGGCTTCTAGATTGTTTTCATTGGTCGAAGGTAGTGTATCTgatgaattttgtaaaaagcTTTTATCTTCTGCTTCACGTAGGCGAAGAATAATATCATGAATAATATCTTCAAAAATCATACTATAACTTGCGATGTCTCCAATACATGTGGCACCAAGAAGAAAACTAACGTGCCATAGGTAAGAACCTTCATGATTGGCCCAAGATTGACAGCacaaggaaatatttttcaaaattcgaaaGCACTCTTGTTGTACAGTTAACAATCGCATTTCTCTTTCAGAAAGTTCAACTAAACACGCAAGTTGATAATCACTATGAACCATAGATTCAGGCGGTGGTTGGTCTGATTCTTCTGAAACGGTTTGGTATGACTTGTCGTTTtccatttgtaaaaaattatggaGATCGTTAAGATcctgttttctttcttcgtgtc
Coding sequences within:
- the LOC128882914 gene encoding 60S acidic ribosomal protein P0-like yields the protein MSIRTYSDKKVAYFEKLNRLCETYNKILVVYADHVGSRQMAKIRQDLRGKGVLLMGKNTMIRTCIRAMEVKIPQLEALRPCVKQNIGLIFCAANHAEIRQIIQENRIPAPARQGVIAPVEVTVSAGGTGLDPGQTSFFQTLGIATKLTKGQIEILTDVNLIKPGDKVTASQSTLLQKLNIKPFSYGLEMRQVYDNGSVYDASVLDIQDSDIIQKFLRGVQNVAALSRQVGLPNEVSVVHSVLEAFKMCVSLVLDTDFIFEEMKPIKERLDNPDAFVSETPAAATTPAPTTAQETKEEEPEEEEEDFGFDLFG
- the LOC128883115 gene encoding uncharacterized protein LOC128883115, which gives rise to MARSKAMYPHRSALRTSVEKSPHTHFVLSSGSAQAYNQQPVATVRSRRYRPGTRTLQEIRKFQASTDLLIPKLPFARLVREVTDKFWPDTSMFRYTVQALLALQTAAEAYLIGIFEDSVLCSLHARRVTLQVKDIHLALRIRGRIYL
- the LOC128882915 gene encoding uncharacterized protein LOC128882915, coding for MKLVSILVFKWNSEKPILLSSHMDVSFANFFMRNAVKEHIVFHSRLICSRTGINMRQTIQFEQNLGNCHSYVHPCGLACTVLTDAEYSQRVVYSLINQVLRSFHQIHHKALDAITEDTELPFPEGENFLQSYQNPTEADKLLKVQKDLDEVRGVMLKNMDELLQRGEKLDDLMMKTSDLSKTSLQFYRSAKKQNQCCRLY
- the LOC128882916 gene encoding uncharacterized protein LOC128882916 isoform X2 translates to MSQKIAASLTKKHILQSILTAIEENFGILGIGNVSRKLKVNDYRPVLNVFIIECVANHIDLLRSTLFFLTTINDIRVSISVLHVSGTLIQLKKAYTQYIISDAWRGYDIHVTSQKNSLPAILYSELCNVKTIDDSI
- the LOC128882911 gene encoding T-complex protein 1 subunit theta-like isoform X1, which translates into the protein MFAARPGFLNLLKDGGRHFSGLEEATYRNIDACKNLCELLCTSFGPNRMNKLIVNQIDKIFVTSDAATILEQLEVQHPAAKLLAMASKMQDQEFGDVTNFVTTFGGELLYQAETLLRQGLSVSDIVKGYQLALNKSLALLEESVCYRVTDLRQLDELKKGVHTAIASKTIPSSETIANLVAEAVLLTLPNNPTYFNIENIRVAKLIGGGLESQSKVIHGMVLTRSVTGSVCHKENCRVMVISCGLELASTETKGTVLLTSGEELLNYTTGEEEKLEEIIKNIGDAGVEAIITGGTISDLAQYFCDKYNILTLKCTSKFELRRLCQTFGIPSLIRLSTPTSEEMGIAESITVEEIASKKVTIIKAKDSKIATILLRGATHSNLNELECSIDDGVHCVKNLIKDNRFLAGGGASEMHLAYSIQEYGKTLLGLEQYAVIKFAEAFECIPRILAENAGLSSLNIITQLYAAQKKKQQTMGVDILMEDNDSSGITDMIEHQDTPVIDHYKAKACALQLAGEAVITILRIDQIIMARPAGGPKPRTLSVEHYWQFEIMVFVYVAQQNQHWDQD
- the LOC128882916 gene encoding uncharacterized protein LOC128882916 isoform X1 is translated as MVRFKNRWILCKLNFGSAYHSVKSQKIAASLTKKHILQSILTAIEENFGILGIGNVSRKLKVNDYRPVLNVFIIECVANHIDLLRSTLFFLTTINDIRVSISVLHVSGTLIQLKKAYTQYIISDAWRGYDIHVTSQKNSLPAILYSELCNVKTIDDSI
- the LOC128882911 gene encoding T-complex protein 1 subunit theta-like isoform X2 encodes the protein MFAARPGFLNLLKDGGRHFSGLEEATYRNIDACKNLCELLCTSFGPNRMNKLIVNQIDKIFVTSDAATILEQLEVQHPAAKLLAMASKMQDQEFGDVTNFVTTFGGELLYQAETLLRQGLSVSDIVKGYQLALNKSLALLEESVCYRVTDLRQLDELKKGVHTAIASKTIPSSETIANLVAEAVLLTLPNNPTYFNIENIRVAKLIGGGLESQSKVIHGMVLTRSVTGSVCHKENCRVMVISCGLELASTETKGTVLLTSGEELLNYTTGEEEKLEEIIKNIGDAGVEAIITGGTISDLAQYFCDKYNILTLKCTSKFELRRLCQTFGIPSLIRLSTPTSEEMGIAESITVEEIASKKVTIIKAKDSKIATILLRGATHSNLNELECSIDDGVHCVKNLIKDNRFLAGGGASEMHLAYSIQEYGKTLLGLEQYAVIKFAEAFECIPRILAENAGLSSLNIITQLYAAQKKKQQTMGVDILMEDNDSSGITDMIEHQDTPVIDHYKAKACALQLAGEAVITILRIDQIIMARPAGGPKPPQQNQHWDQD